From the Odontesthes bonariensis isolate fOdoBon6 chromosome 9, fOdoBon6.hap1, whole genome shotgun sequence genome, the window TTACACACCGCCATTCACTGAGCCTCCCTTGAAATTGTTTAAAGACCCCCTAAGGGGGCTTCTGTCAGATTTGGAAAATGTATACTCTGTACACACAATTTATATTGTGTGAATAGTAAACAATTAATACAATCAAATAGTTGTGACCTTCTATTAGTTATTTTGTTTCCTCCAAAAAACAGAGCATAGATGAAACAGCACCACCGCCACATGTGTTGCATTTTACTCCGGGCTTTGGAGCTCTGCTTGGATCAAAAGTCAGGTTAATTAATTAAAGTCACAAAGGAAGCCGAACAGAGGGATCTGCTTGTGTGACCCCTAACGTGTCAACCCAGACAGGGGCACTCTGCAGGGGGAGGGGAAATACTTCCTTAGGGAAAGGTTAAGAGGCCCTGGGAGCACATTGGTATTATAAGATTAGTGCACAGATCATTGATCATTGAAGTACTTATCACTTCTACCAATTCCAGCTTTCCTGTTATTTTTGTGGGGTGTACTAAAGTTATGCACTGAATTAAGTTACCAAAGAGGTGaatatgaaattaaatgaatgtgtttgtgtgtgtgtgtactttccCCAGGTTTTAACCCAGTATGGGAGGAGACGCTGTCCTTCACACTTCACATGGCTGAGGTGGCGCTTGTGCGCTTTCTTGTCTGGGACCATGACCCGATTGGGCGAGATTTTATTGGTCAACGGACTGTTTCCTTCAGCAGCCTGATGCCTGGTCTGTGCAGAATTCACGTGTTTTCATCTTTGTCTTAAATAATGAACCCTTTGGATATGAATGACACCGCTTGTCACTGCCATCAAAAATCCCAACCGTACTGACAGTTAACACAAACAGGCACTTAAATACAAAAAATCCCTCAAGGCTTTGACAGTACAGTAGCTGTTGGGCAAAATATATTGTGTACCATGATGTGACTGATAAAGTAAAAGACCTGTGGCTTAGTGGGTTAATTTAGTTATCTAAACCCACCAGAGTTGACCCTGAACTTCTGATGCCCCCTCCCCGAGGCAGCCACTACACAATCAAAAGTCTGCTGACAGCTGTTGTCATTCTTTAACCCACGCTCCATCTCATACACTTTCTCTCCTCATCTCTGAACAACAGGTTACAGACATGTTTACTTGGAGGGGCTGACTGAGGCTTCTATCTTTGTGCATGTGTCAGTGCATGATGTCTATGGGAAGGTAAGCTCTCTGCAGATTTATTGTTTGCTGTAGCACCCCCGTGTTTACCATTTTGTCAACTGAGATGATATTTGTGGAGGTTAACAGAAAATGTGTTTCTTTCAACACATCAGTCAATTAAAGCTCTCCTCCTTCCGGTCTTTGTGTCTCTAGTGGAGCCCTCTAGTCCTGAACCCCAGCTTTACCATAATGCACTTTTTAGGAGCTAACAAGGTATACTGAGAGTCTGGGCTCTGTGTTGTGCTGCATGAAAAGCAATGCATGATACAAAATATGCAGTTTATGTTTGGTCAAAATCTTCAGTGACATGTTTTTTGGGTGACATTACGACTTATTATTTGCTTACAAAGTTAGTTTTCATTCTGTATTCtattaattttccttttttattttttacctgtTGGTCTTCGTCTTGTCTTGTGGAGAACAAAACAGTTgcagtgtgagcatgcatgcaCAGCAACAAAACAGCAGCTTCTCACATTTTGTTTGCTGTGGTTTCAATACCTAAGGCATAAGGCTGCCATCTATAGGCAATGTTTATTAAAACATGGAGTTGTTTCATTAGCTGCAAATAAAGTTAATTACATGACATGTGTCTCTAATTCTTTCATTAAGATTAAAACTTAGACTTCAAACCATAATGTGAGAAAACTTGTGTCCAGTATGTCAGGGGTTGCCTCTGGTTGGTAATGTATTTCATATCTGCTCTGGCTCTTGCTGTCAGGGTCATCAGCTGCGGGGTATCCGAGGTTTCTTCAACCGTTCCTCCAAGTCATCTGTGGACACGAGCTCCTCTGGTCTTCGAAAACGCACCATAAGCGATCACCTCCTGCGCCGCACAGCCAGTGCCCCGGCGAAAGGACGGAAGAAGACCAAGATGGCGTTATCAGAGTCGGTAGCTTCAATATCTGATCATAAGAATGGCACAGGTGCAGGGGCAGGAGGAGAGGGAGTGTcagggaaggaaggaggggTGGAGAAGCCTCTCCAACCGAGAGCCCCTCTTATCCACAGACCTATCTCAATGCCGTTAGAAAGACTCCTGCAAGGGCAGCTGTCCCTTTGCTCGTCAGACAAGGAACAGCATGATGTGGGTGCAGACACTGTCATTGGTGGGTGTTTTCATCTTATTccaataaaatacataaaacacatattccAATAAAAATCTGTTCTTGTCAAATTACCATTTCAAATTCATAATATACATCTGTTACCTAATAGCAATGCAACAGATAACACAGTGACTACTGGGAACTTCTATCCAAGTTGAAACATTTTagagttttattttctttttcttgtttcttcTTAATCAAATGCACGGACCTGGCATTTTTCAAAACATAATTTtgtttgtgattgctttctctTTTATTGAGTGTAAGATGTTTTCTGATTTCTCTTCTTCTCCATAGCCTACTTACTGCTACAACTACTTAAAACTCAAAAACTGTAACCATGTGAACTTAGAGACCACATCCTATTCTCCATGATACTTTAACATGCCTTTTCTGTCCCATcttcatttgttgtgtttctttATAGTTGAGAACTGACTAGGATATTCCTGCAGGTAATTTAAAATACGTATTGTCTGAAGGTTGCATCGTTCAAAACATACCAGTATTTCGTCCACCCAGTGTATTTTGTTTGAAAGTGGTCTGAGAAATTTATTGCTGTGCCATCTGATCCCATTTGATCATTTCTTTCCCAGTCTGATCTCAGCAAACATAATTTAAAAttgatttattcttttattcaacTTCAGCAGCCCCATTTTCCAGCTTCCCCTTCACAGTTGTACTTGGTGATCCATTCGTCTGTGTAATGCTATTGCCTTGTATTGGCTGGACTGTTAATTGTTGTCATTTTATTGTTTGTTGGCTTGAGTTCAGCATCAAATCTAGTATGTAAGCCCATCTTTATTAATCTTTTTGTTTACCTATCTGTGTCTACAGGAGCTTGCCCATTCGACAGACCTAGGTCTTCTTCTGTTGACCTCCTCATTGAATCATCAATCTCAGTTAAGTCAAGCATCTCTCCCCCAtctaagacaaacaaaaaaaaagagtttgacCAATCAGAAGAGGCATCATATCTGGTAATCGGTGGTGGAAAAGTAAGAAAGGAAGAAGATTATGTCAATTACCAGTCAGACCTCAACAGGTCAAAAGTCATCTTGGCAGGAACAGAGAAAAACTGTTCTATATCACCTTCAACGAATAGCCAGATGAGATCGGATAAACCTGAAACATCATCAAACAGTACAACATTCACAGTGGCACCTTCagtctcctcttcttcctcctctgctccctcctcctctgtgCCTCCAATGTCTCAGGTCAGAATGGACTGTGGTATAAAGAGTCCCAGCTCTTTACATGATAGCACCATCTCCAGACTCATTGATGCTGTGTCCTTAGACAATGAGCAAGACACATGCGGCTCTatttctgctctgattggtcagtttGAAAGCACTGTAAACCAAAACAATGCCACAGCATTATCTCATGATATTGCCCCTTCCCAAACTTCAAACTTCAGGTCCATCTCGAATAAAGCACTGCAAGAATTAAGGTCTCCTCTCATGACCAACACACTGTCTCCTAATAAGAATCTACTGACGTGTCCCCAGAAAGCAGCTCAAAAAACAAATTATGTAAATCGTGAAACTTGTTCACCATGCAAGAATTCACAGTCAGATACACCTGCTCCAGCCCTCATATCGAGTCCACAAACCACTGATCTTGAGGAGGTCTACACCATTCTGGATGAAGAGGTTCTGTTGCCTGTGTCCGTGTACAATCTGAGGAAACAGACAGTTCACGTTCAGGCAGACATCACACAGGGCACACCTTCAAGCAGTTTAGGTTTTTCTCTTCCAAATGCACTTCAGAGCTTAGGTAAAGGGCGCAGTATTAGCTGGAATGATGTGGACAGAAAAAGGGGTGAAAATGAAGAAGTGGATGAGACAGAGGAGAGGATATATGAGGAGGTAAATGATCCCCCAGCAGCAGTACCTGAAACAGAGCAGGATACTTCTAAAAGGTACGCAAGTGCCTCTTCAAACAACAACTTCTTCCAGTGTCTCCATCATTTGGCTGGAGAGGCATTTACAGAAGTTGAGTTGAATGTTGATGAGGATCCATCTGAAATGGTGCTGACTTCGCCAAGACATGGCAGTCAGTGGGAGGGGCTTGTAAATCCAACCAAACGCCATGCTATTTACCAAAACCATGACTCCACTCTCAGCCACTCCCAACAAAAGCAGCCTTCCTCATCTCCACAGCCACATTACACAACTCATTCATCTCGTTCAGAATTTCCAATGAATCAACTTGCTCATCAGCAGTCCAATCACCATCAACAACTGGACAACTCTCAGCCGCCACTCCGCCATAGATTTATCAACCCCGGAGCCCCAAATCCTAGCCCTTTGCGTCAGAACAGCTACCCCATATCTCAGAGAAACTCTGCGGCCCTTAACAACAGCAGAGACTTCAGTATTTACACACAAAAGAAGAGTTATAGAGGAAGCCAGATCTTAAACAGGTCTCATCAAGATAGACCAGAGTACAATCAGAAAGAGAAGGAGCGAGTGGGGTGCTTCTACAATGGCCTCCCAGGTCAATCTGCTGTATCTGTAAACATCTCTAGAGACAGAGGCCTATGTTCCCCCTCTTCTGAATGTGAAGCAGTATACAGCCATCTGGACTATGACTGCATTATGCACTCATTTTCCTCTTCTGGAACCATCCAACCACATGGCTTAAGTCCAACTAAATCATGTGACCTTAAACTGTCTGAGAAACATAAGGCTCTCCTCAATAATACAAGACACCAGCCAGAGGCTGCATCCAGACCATCACTGCTTTCAAATTTAGGGCCTTTAGCAATTCATCCTCAATCTGTTAACACAGACTCCACAGGCCCCAGCTCATGCAAGTCCAAATCCCTAGGAGACTTGACTTCTGAAGACATATCATGCAACTTTCAGAGCAAATACCACATTATTAGTCGCAGTTTCGTCACTCCCCATATGAGGAAGCAGAAGAATATAGGCAATATGGGGAAAGCAGCTTTTCACTCGCAGTCCTGTGATCCACTGACAGAACAGCTACGTAGGTTGGTCAGTCTGGAGGGAGATGACACTGACAGAGAAAGACCTGGGTCCTCCCAGCTACATCAAGAAGCAGAACCCCAGCTGTCACAACAAGCGACAAGTCTCTCTCCAGTTGTTCCTAGAGACATAGATGATTCCCCTCCAGTCCTTACCCGTCGTCTATCCTCTCGAAGCCAAAGCCGAGTCCGTCACATCAACAGTCGTGCCCGCGAAAGGCAGCAAGAAGCTCTCAAACCTCGATCAGGGGTTGTGGTAAATAGTCCTGTCAGCATTAGTGGTGTGGTGATGAGGAATAAACCGGCCTTGCAGAAtccaccaacaaacagacaCTCTACTGGTTCATACATAGCAGGCTACCTAGGTGAAGTGGAGGACAGGGGGCTTCCTGAAGGAGCTTGCACATCATTACGTTATGGCAATATGGACCATTATGTAGACAGGTACTATACAGACGATTCTCTTCCACCTACAAACAGTTCCCACTCAGCTTCTGAGCCCGAGG encodes:
- the plch1 gene encoding 1-phosphatidylinositol 4,5-bisphosphate phosphodiesterase eta-1 isoform X3 produces the protein MAELEVCKNLSFERVERCMCVMQSGTQMVKLKTGSKGLVRLFYLDEHRSCIRWKPSRKSEKAKITIDSLYKVTEGGQSDIFHRHADGSFDPACCFTVYHGNHMESLDLVTSNPEEARTWITGLRYLMAGISDEDSLAKRQRTHDQWMKQTFEEADKNGDGLLNIDEIYQLLHKLNVNLPRRKVKQMFQEADTDDHQGTLTYEEFSVFYKMMSLRRDLFLLMMAYSDRKDYLTAEELADLLRIEQRMTNMTAENTAEIIDKFEVSDENKQRGVMGIEGFTSFMRSPTCDIFNPLHHEVNQDMEQPLCNYFIASSHNTYLTGDQLLSHSKTDMYAWVLQSGCRCVEVDCWDGPDGEPMVQHGYTLTSKITFKSVIEAINKYAFVNNQYPVILSIENHCSIQQQKKIAQYLREIFGDKLDVGDVLSRDSKTLPSPNSLRGKILIKGKRLPAYLSADAEEGEVSDDDSADEIEEDFKLKTSNGNGHHQVESHIRKKLDSLLKESRIGDKEDTDSFSIRALLRATHQGLQKNLRQSSKGVLKKSQSRSFITTLKQKRHSKSRLSCQSMDKEEDVQEKSGREAGGQFNRGGRKRKTMKLSRDLSNLVVFTNSVASQECLNEGTPGDVLSFSETRAQSLVNHRTEQFLAFNQRQLSRIYPSAYRIDSSNFNPQFYWNVGCQLVALNYQTEGRMMQLNRAKFMVNGGIGYVLKPPPMCKGSFNPFSDDPLPAYPKKQLILKIISGQQLPKPPDSMLGDRGEIIDPFVEVEIIGLPVDCCKEQTRVVDDNGFNPVWEETLSFTLHMAEVALVRFLVWDHDPIGRDFIGQRTVSFSSLMPGYRHVYLEGLTEASIFVHVSVHDVYGKWSPLVLNPSFTIMHFLGANKGHQLRGIRGFFNRSSKSSVDTSSSGLRKRTISDHLLRRTASAPAKGRKKTKMALSESVASISDHKNGTGAGAGGEGVSGKEGGVEKPLQPRAPLIHRPISMPLERLLQGQLSLCSSDKEQHDVGADTVIGACPFDRPRSSSVDLLIESSISVKSSISPPSKTNKKKEFDQSEEASYLVIGGGKVRKEEDYVNYQSDLNRSKVILAGTEKNCSISPSTNSQMRSDKPETSSNSTTFTVAPSVSSSSSSAPSSSVPPMSQVRMDCGIKSPSSLHDSTISRLIDAVSLDNEQDTCGSISALIGQFESTVNQNNATALSHDIAPSQTSNFRSISNKALQELRSPLMTNTLSPNKNLLTCPQKAAQKTNYVNRETCSPCKNSQSDTPAPALISSPQTTDLEEVYTILDEEVLLPVSVYNLRKQTVHVQADITQGTPSSSLGFSLPNALQSLGKGRSISWNDVDRKRGENEEVDETEERIYEEVNDPPAAVPETEQDTSKRYASASSNNNFFQCLHHLAGEAFTEVELNVDEDPSEMVLTSPRHGSQWEGLVNPTKRHAIYQNHDSTLSHSQQKQPSSSPQPHYTTHSSRSEFPMNQLAHQQSNHHQQLDNSQPPLRHRFINPGAPNPSPLRQNSYPISQRNSAALNNSRDFSIYTQKKSYRGSQILNRSHQDRPEYNQKEKERVGCFYNGLPGQSAVSVNISRDRGLCSPSSECEAVYSHLDYDCIMHSFSSSGTIQPHGLSPTKSCDLKLSEKHKALLNNTRHQPEAASRPSLLSNLGPLAIHPQSVNTDSTGPSSCKSKSLGDLTSEDISCNFQSKYHIISRSFVTPHMRKQKNIGNMGKAAFHSQSCDPLTEQLRRLVSLEGDDTDRERPGSSQLHQEAEPQLSQQATSLSPVVPRDIDDSPPVLTRRLSSRSQSRVRHINSRARERQQEALKPRSGVVVNSPVSISGVVMRNKPALQNPPTNRHSTGSYIAGYLGEVEDRGLPEGACTSLRYGNMDHYVDRYYTDDSLPPTNSSHSASEPEVYFLLRL
- the plch1 gene encoding 1-phosphatidylinositol 4,5-bisphosphate phosphodiesterase eta-1 isoform X4, translating into MSSWVVNRKGEPQYRRHFLTDNSIFHVERCMCVMQSGTQMVKLKTGSKGLVRLFYLDEHRSCIRWKPSRKSEKAKITIDSLYKVTEGGQSDIFHRHADGSFDPACCFTVYHGNHMESLDLVTSNPEEARTWITGLRYLMAGISDEDSLAKRQRTHDQWMKQTFEEADKNGDGLLNIDEIYQLLHKLNVNLPRRKVKQMFQEADTDDHQGTLTYEEFSVFYKMMSLRRDLFLLMMAYSDRKDYLTAEELADLLRIEQRMTNMTAENTAEIIDKFEVSDENKQRGVMGIEGFTSFMRSPTCDIFNPLHHEVNQDMEQPLCNYFIASSHNTYLTGDQLLSHSKTDMYAWVLQSGCRCVEVDCWDGPDGEPMVQHGYTLTSKITFKSVIEAINKYAFVNNQYPVILSIENHCSIQQQKKIAQYLREIFGDKLDVGDVLSRDSKTLPSPNSLRGKILIKGKRLPAYLSADAEEGEVSDDDSADEIEEDFKLKTSNGNGHHQVESHIRKKLDSLLKESRIGDKEDTDSFSIRALLRATHQGLQKNLRQSSKGVLKKSQSRSFITTLKQKRHSKSRLSCQSMDKEEDVQEKSGREAGGQFNRGGRKRKTMKLSRDLSNLVVFTNSVASQECLNEGTPGDVLSFSETRAQSLVNHRTEQFLAFNQRQLSRIYPSAYRIDSSNFNPQFYWNVGCQLVALNYQTEGRMMQLNRAKFMVNGGIGYVLKPPPMCKGSFNPFSDDPLPAYPKKQLILKIISGQQLPKPPDSMLGDRGEIIDPFVEVEIIGLPVDCCKEQTRVVDDNGFNPVWEETLSFTLHMAEVALVRFLVWDHDPIGRDFIGQRTVSFSSLMPGYRHVYLEGLTEASIFVHVSVHDVYGKGHQLRGIRGFFNRSSKSSVDTSSSGLRKRTISDHLLRRTASAPAKGRKKTKMALSESVASISDHKNGTGAGAGGEGVSGKEGGVEKPLQPRAPLIHRPISMPLERLLQGQLSLCSSDKEQHDVGADTVIGACPFDRPRSSSVDLLIESSISVKSSISPPSKTNKKKEFDQSEEASYLVIGGGKVRKEEDYVNYQSDLNRSKVILAGTEKNCSISPSTNSQMRSDKPETSSNSTTFTVAPSVSSSSSSAPSSSVPPMSQVRMDCGIKSPSSLHDSTISRLIDAVSLDNEQDTCGSISALIGQFESTVNQNNATALSHDIAPSQTSNFRSISNKALQELRSPLMTNTLSPNKNLLTCPQKAAQKTNYVNRETCSPCKNSQSDTPAPALISSPQTTDLEEVYTILDEEVLLPVSVYNLRKQTVHVQADITQGTPSSSLGFSLPNALQSLGKGRSISWNDVDRKRGENEEVDETEERIYEEVNDPPAAVPETEQDTSKRYASASSNNNFFQCLHHLAGEAFTEVELNVDEDPSEMVLTSPRHGSQWEGLVNPTKRHAIYQNHDSTLSHSQQKQPSSSPQPHYTTHSSRSEFPMNQLAHQQSNHHQQLDNSQPPLRHRFINPGAPNPSPLRQNSYPISQRNSAALNNSRDFSIYTQKKSYRGSQILNRSHQDRPEYNQKEKERVGCFYNGLPGQSAVSVNISRDRGLCSPSSECEAVYSHLDYDCIMHSFSSSGTIQPHGLSPTKSCDLKLSEKHKALLNNTRHQPEAASRPSLLSNLGPLAIHPQSVNTDSTGPSSCKSKSLGDLTSEDISCNFQSKYHIISRSFVTPHMRKQKNIGNMGKAAFHSQSCDPLTEQLRRLVSLEGDDTDRERPGSSQLHQEAEPQLSQQATSLSPVVPRDIDDSPPVLTRRLSSRSQSRVRHINSRARERQQEALKPRSGVVVNSPVSISGVVMRNKPALQNPPTNRHSTGSYIAGYLGEVEDRGLPEGACTSLRYGNMDHYVDRYYTDDSLPPTNSSHSASEPEVYFLLRL
- the plch1 gene encoding 1-phosphatidylinositol 4,5-bisphosphate phosphodiesterase eta-1 isoform X2, whose protein sequence is MSSWVVNRKGEPQYRRHFLTDNSIFHVERCMCVMQSGTQMVKLKTGSKGLVRLFYLDEHRSCIRWKPSRKSEKAKITIDSLYKVTEGGQSDIFHRHADGSFDPACCFTVYHGNHMESLDLVTSNPEEARTWITGLRYLMAGISDEDSLAKRQRTHDQWMKQTFEEADKNGDGLLNIDEIYQLLHKLNVNLPRRKVKQMFQEADTDDHQGTLTYEEFSVFYKMMSLRRDLFLLMMAYSDRKDYLTAEELADLLRIEQRMTNMTAENTAEIIDKFEVSDENKQRGVMGIEGFTSFMRSPTCDIFNPLHHEVNQDMEQPLCNYFIASSHNTYLTGDQLLSHSKTDMYAWVLQSGCRCVEVDCWDGPDGEPMVQHGYTLTSKITFKSVIEAINKYAFVNNQYPVILSIENHCSIQQQKKIAQYLREIFGDKLDVGDVLSRDSKTLPSPNSLRGKILIKGKRLPAYLSADAEEGEVSDDDSADEIEEDFKLKTSNGNGHHQVESHIRKKLDSLLKESRIGDKEDTDSFSIRALLRATHQGLQKNLRQSSKGVLKKSQSRSFITTLKQKRHSKSRLSCQSMDKEEDVQEKSGREAGGQFNRGGRKRKTMKLSRDLSNLVVFTNSVASQECLNEGTPGDVLSFSETRAQSLVNHRTEQFLAFNQRQLSRIYPSAYRIDSSNFNPQFYWNVGCQLVALNYQTEGRMMQLNRAKFMVNGGIGYVLKPPPMCKGSFNPFSDDPLPAYPKKQLILKIISGQQLPKPPDSMLGDRGEIIDPFVEVEIIGLPVDCCKEQTRVVDDNGFNPVWEETLSFTLHMAEVALVRFLVWDHDPIGRDFIGQRTVSFSSLMPGYRHVYLEGLTEASIFVHVSVHDVYGKWSPLVLNPSFTIMHFLGANKLRGIRGFFNRSSKSSVDTSSSGLRKRTISDHLLRRTASAPAKGRKKTKMALSESVASISDHKNGTGAGAGGEGVSGKEGGVEKPLQPRAPLIHRPISMPLERLLQGQLSLCSSDKEQHDVGADTVIGACPFDRPRSSSVDLLIESSISVKSSISPPSKTNKKKEFDQSEEASYLVIGGGKVRKEEDYVNYQSDLNRSKVILAGTEKNCSISPSTNSQMRSDKPETSSNSTTFTVAPSVSSSSSSAPSSSVPPMSQVRMDCGIKSPSSLHDSTISRLIDAVSLDNEQDTCGSISALIGQFESTVNQNNATALSHDIAPSQTSNFRSISNKALQELRSPLMTNTLSPNKNLLTCPQKAAQKTNYVNRETCSPCKNSQSDTPAPALISSPQTTDLEEVYTILDEEVLLPVSVYNLRKQTVHVQADITQGTPSSSLGFSLPNALQSLGKGRSISWNDVDRKRGENEEVDETEERIYEEVNDPPAAVPETEQDTSKRYASASSNNNFFQCLHHLAGEAFTEVELNVDEDPSEMVLTSPRHGSQWEGLVNPTKRHAIYQNHDSTLSHSQQKQPSSSPQPHYTTHSSRSEFPMNQLAHQQSNHHQQLDNSQPPLRHRFINPGAPNPSPLRQNSYPISQRNSAALNNSRDFSIYTQKKSYRGSQILNRSHQDRPEYNQKEKERVGCFYNGLPGQSAVSVNISRDRGLCSPSSECEAVYSHLDYDCIMHSFSSSGTIQPHGLSPTKSCDLKLSEKHKALLNNTRHQPEAASRPSLLSNLGPLAIHPQSVNTDSTGPSSCKSKSLGDLTSEDISCNFQSKYHIISRSFVTPHMRKQKNIGNMGKAAFHSQSCDPLTEQLRRLVSLEGDDTDRERPGSSQLHQEAEPQLSQQATSLSPVVPRDIDDSPPVLTRRLSSRSQSRVRHINSRARERQQEALKPRSGVVVNSPVSISGVVMRNKPALQNPPTNRHSTGSYIAGYLGEVEDRGLPEGACTSLRYGNMDHYVDRYYTDDSLPPTNSSHSASEPEVYFLLRL
- the plch1 gene encoding 1-phosphatidylinositol 4,5-bisphosphate phosphodiesterase eta-1 isoform X1, whose amino-acid sequence is MSSWVVNRKGEPQYRRHFLTDNSIFHVERCMCVMQSGTQMVKLKTGSKGLVRLFYLDEHRSCIRWKPSRKSEKAKITIDSLYKVTEGGQSDIFHRHADGSFDPACCFTVYHGNHMESLDLVTSNPEEARTWITGLRYLMAGISDEDSLAKRQRTHDQWMKQTFEEADKNGDGLLNIDEIYQLLHKLNVNLPRRKVKQMFQEADTDDHQGTLTYEEFSVFYKMMSLRRDLFLLMMAYSDRKDYLTAEELADLLRIEQRMTNMTAENTAEIIDKFEVSDENKQRGVMGIEGFTSFMRSPTCDIFNPLHHEVNQDMEQPLCNYFIASSHNTYLTGDQLLSHSKTDMYAWVLQSGCRCVEVDCWDGPDGEPMVQHGYTLTSKITFKSVIEAINKYAFVNNQYPVILSIENHCSIQQQKKIAQYLREIFGDKLDVGDVLSRDSKTLPSPNSLRGKILIKGKRLPAYLSADAEEGEVSDDDSADEIEEDFKLKTSNGNGHHQVESHIRKKLDSLLKESRIGDKEDTDSFSIRALLRATHQGLQKNLRQSSKGVLKKSQSRSFITTLKQKRHSKSRLSCQSMDKEEDVQEKSGREAGGQFNRGGRKRKTMKLSRDLSNLVVFTNSVASQECLNEGTPGDVLSFSETRAQSLVNHRTEQFLAFNQRQLSRIYPSAYRIDSSNFNPQFYWNVGCQLVALNYQTEGRMMQLNRAKFMVNGGIGYVLKPPPMCKGSFNPFSDDPLPAYPKKQLILKIISGQQLPKPPDSMLGDRGEIIDPFVEVEIIGLPVDCCKEQTRVVDDNGFNPVWEETLSFTLHMAEVALVRFLVWDHDPIGRDFIGQRTVSFSSLMPGYRHVYLEGLTEASIFVHVSVHDVYGKWSPLVLNPSFTIMHFLGANKGHQLRGIRGFFNRSSKSSVDTSSSGLRKRTISDHLLRRTASAPAKGRKKTKMALSESVASISDHKNGTGAGAGGEGVSGKEGGVEKPLQPRAPLIHRPISMPLERLLQGQLSLCSSDKEQHDVGADTVIGACPFDRPRSSSVDLLIESSISVKSSISPPSKTNKKKEFDQSEEASYLVIGGGKVRKEEDYVNYQSDLNRSKVILAGTEKNCSISPSTNSQMRSDKPETSSNSTTFTVAPSVSSSSSSAPSSSVPPMSQVRMDCGIKSPSSLHDSTISRLIDAVSLDNEQDTCGSISALIGQFESTVNQNNATALSHDIAPSQTSNFRSISNKALQELRSPLMTNTLSPNKNLLTCPQKAAQKTNYVNRETCSPCKNSQSDTPAPALISSPQTTDLEEVYTILDEEVLLPVSVYNLRKQTVHVQADITQGTPSSSLGFSLPNALQSLGKGRSISWNDVDRKRGENEEVDETEERIYEEVNDPPAAVPETEQDTSKRYASASSNNNFFQCLHHLAGEAFTEVELNVDEDPSEMVLTSPRHGSQWEGLVNPTKRHAIYQNHDSTLSHSQQKQPSSSPQPHYTTHSSRSEFPMNQLAHQQSNHHQQLDNSQPPLRHRFINPGAPNPSPLRQNSYPISQRNSAALNNSRDFSIYTQKKSYRGSQILNRSHQDRPEYNQKEKERVGCFYNGLPGQSAVSVNISRDRGLCSPSSECEAVYSHLDYDCIMHSFSSSGTIQPHGLSPTKSCDLKLSEKHKALLNNTRHQPEAASRPSLLSNLGPLAIHPQSVNTDSTGPSSCKSKSLGDLTSEDISCNFQSKYHIISRSFVTPHMRKQKNIGNMGKAAFHSQSCDPLTEQLRRLVSLEGDDTDRERPGSSQLHQEAEPQLSQQATSLSPVVPRDIDDSPPVLTRRLSSRSQSRVRHINSRARERQQEALKPRSGVVVNSPVSISGVVMRNKPALQNPPTNRHSTGSYIAGYLGEVEDRGLPEGACTSLRYGNMDHYVDRYYTDDSLPPTNSSHSASEPEVYFLLRL